The following is a genomic window from Nitrospira sp. SG-bin1.
TACCTCATCGCGCGTCTGCATGGTCTTTTCACGCTCGCGCCGGCGGTGCAGTTTGCCGTGGCGGTCATCGGCGTCCTGACGCTTTTGCTCGCCGCCGTCAATGCGCTCATGCAACGGGACATCAAACGCGTGTTGGCCTACTCCACGATCAGCCAGATCGGCTACATGTTCCTGGCGCTGGGCGTCGGCGCGTGGCCGGCAGCGCTGTTCCATTTTCTCACGCATGCCTGTTTCAAGGCTCTGCTCTTCCTCGCAGCCGGTTCCGTGATTCTGAGCCTCCACCATGAGCAAGACATGTTTCGCATGGGTGGATTACGACGGAGCTTACCCCTGACATTTTGGACCTTTCTCATCGGCGCGGCCGCTCTGTCGGGCGTCCCCCTCATTGCGTCGGGCTTCTACAGCAAGGACTGGATTCTCTGGTCCGCCTGGTCGTCGCCGCTCAGCAACCGATGGCTTTGGATCGGTGGAGTCGTCGGTGCCATGCTGACCGGCCTCTATACTTTTCGAATGGTATTCCTGGTGTTCTTCGGCGAACAGCGGACCAAGCCGGGTCCGGAGCGGGGACCCGCCGTTTCAATTCCATTGGTGCTGCTCGCTCTGCTCGCCGTGACGGTCGGATTTTTGGAATTGCCCCGGACGCTCGGTGACCTCCGGCTGTTCAGTCACTATCTGACCCATGCCCTACCGACCGTATCTTCCGGTCCCGGGATGGATATTGCGGAAGAGGCCCGAGAACAAGTGATGGTCGGGTTCATGTCCTTGCTCGGCATCGGCTTGGCCTTCATGACCTTTTTCCCGAAGTCAACCATGCCGAGCTGGATGGCTTCTCCCGCCTGGCGAGATGACGTCGCGGCGCGATGGCGAGACTCATGGGGATTCGACCACCTGTACGATCGTCTGCTGGTACGGCCATGGCTTTCGTTGACGAGCACCCCCCGCGACGTGATCGACCTCCTGTATGAAAAATTTGTCGATGCGCTCGGTTGGACCCATGGGCAATCCGTTCGCACACAGACCGGACGGATTCGGTGGTATGCCGCCACCATGGCGGCCGGAGCTCTCATTCTTCTTGGTTTGTTTATCGGATTGTGATTCCGATGTTGCTGTGGCTGCTCATTCTGATTCCGTTGCTCGCGGCTCCGTTCGCCTGGTGGGCGGCGCGCTCTTCGCCCCTCCTCGCTCGATGGATAGCGATCGGCGCATTCGCAATCGATGGCATCGTGTCTTCGACCGTCTGGATCCGGCATCGGGACCCGTCAACCTCCGATCCGGGACAATGGATCCTCGACAGCCATACACCTTGGATTCCTCAATGGGGAATCGATCTGCATCTTGGCCTGGACGGCCTCAGTTTCGTCCTCATTCTCTTGACGACCGTGCTCGGCGTCGTGGCGGTTGTGTCTTCTTGGACGGAGATTCAAGAACGACAAGGCTTTTTTTATTTCAACCTGCTGCTGGTCCTGAGCGGTGTCATCGGCGTGTTCCTGGCCTTGGACCTGTTCCTCTTTTTTCTTTTTTGGGAGGTCATGCTCCTGCCGATGTATCTCATCATCGCCGTCTGGGGACATGAGAATCGCCGCTATGCCTCCTTCAAGTTTTTCCTCTTCACGCAAGCCGGAAGCCTTGTGTTGCTCGTTGCGATCGCCACATTAGCCTTGCTTCATCAGGACGCCACGGGAGTGCCGAGCTTTGACTACCACGATTTGCTCGTGCTTCCCATCACACCTTCCACTGCCTGGTGGCTCATGTTGGCCTTCTTCGTGGGTTTTGCCGTGAAGCTTCCGATCGTACCGATCCATACGTGGCTTCCCGATGCCCACACGGAAGCGCCCACCGGCGGCAGCGTCATCCTGGCGGGACTCTTGTTGAAAACCGGCGCGTACGGGTTATTGCGTTTCACCATTCCGCTGTTTCCCGACGCCGCACATGCATTTGCCCCGATCGCCATGGCATTGGGAGCAGTAGGAATACTGTATGGAGCGCTCTTGGCGTTTGCTCAGACGGATTATAAACGGCTCGTCGCATACAGCAGCATCAGTCATCTGGGGTTTGCCTTGATCGGGATCTTTGCCATGACGAGCCTGGCTCTCCAAGGTGCGGTGATGCAACTCGTCGCGCATGGGGTGAGCTCAGCCGCGTTGTTCATGCTGGCGGGCGCGCTTCAGGAACGGCTCCACACGCGGGATATGCGCCGCATGGGCGGCCTGTGGGGGTCGGTTCCGCGGCTCGCGTCCATCGCCCTCTTTTTCGCCATCGCCTCCCTCGGTTTGCCGGGATTGGGAAATTTTGTCGGTGAATTCCTCGTCCTTTTCGGATCGTTCGGCCCGCATCCGCTGCTGACGGCATTGGCCGCCACCGGTATGGTGACCGCCGCGGTTTACTCACTGGCGCTCATTCAGCGAACGTTCCACGGGCCCCTCCGTGTCGATCGGGACTTACAGGATCTGTCCGGAGCTCCCTTCGCCGTCCTGGTGTCCATGATGGCGCTGTTGGTCTGGCTTGGCTTGTATCCCATGCCCTTGTTTTCAGCGACGAAATCGACATTGCAATCTTTCCATTATCTTGAACCCACGGCGCCCAACGCAGCTTCATCACGGTCGAAGACCTGTTTGACGAGTGAGATGTTCCAGCCCATCCCACATTTTTCACATGTGAGCGCACCATGACGGCGACGGACCTCTTCACGCATTTTCCGATTCCCGCAATGGGAACTCTCGGCGTCGTCACCATACTGGAAACCGCCGCTCCCAGGCGCCAGGCCACCATCGCAACACTCGCCGTGACGAGTATTGTCGTTCCCTTGAGTACATTGTCGCCGGCTGTGAGAGCCTTGATCCTGCTTCTTGTACTCGTTATTGGATTCCAACCTCGATGATACTGTGGCTGCTTATCATCATCCCCTTGCTCGCGGCTCCGCTCGCATGGTGGGCGTCGCGCCGGTCCCCCCTCGTGACGGTGTGGATAGCCGTCTGCGCCTTTATGATGGACGGCGCGCTGACCTTGATCGCCTGGCTTCATTATCCAGTTCCGCCCGGCGCGCTCGAGGGACAATGGATGTTGGACAGCCATACGCCATGGATCCCTCAATGGGGGATCGATCTGCATCTCGGTTTGGACGGCCTCAGTTTCGTCTTCATCGTCCTGACGAATGTGATCGGCATCGTGGCCGTGGTGTCTTCCTGGACGGAGATTCAAGAACGACAAGGCTTTTTTTATTTAAACCTGCTGCTGGTCCTGAGCGGTGTCATCGGCGTGTTCCTGGCCTTGGACCTGTTCCTCTTTTTTCTTTTTTGGGAGGTCATGCTCCTGCCGATGTATCTCATCATCGCCGTCTGGGGACATGAGAATCGCCGCTATGCCTCCTTCAAGTTTTTCCTCTTCACGCAAGCCGGAAGCCTGGTATTGCTCGTTGCGGCCGTAACGATGGCCGTGTTGTATCAAGACGCCACGGGAGCGCCGAGCTTCGACTACCACGACCTCCTTGCTCTCACCACCGCACCTTCAACCGGATGGTGGCTCATGCTGGGCTTCTTTCTAGCTTTCGCCGTGAAACTTCCGATCGTGCCGTTTCATACATGGGCCCCGGACGCGTATGCTGAAGCACCGACCGGCGCCAGCATCCTGCTTGCCGGAGTGCTGGAAATACCGGCGGCCTATGGTTTGTTGCGTTTCGTTCTCCCCCTTTTCCCGGAGGCAGCAGAGGGCGCAGCCCCTGTAGCGATCATTCTCGGTGCGTTAAGCATCCTCTATGGATCCGTCCTCGCGTTCGCTCAGACCAATTTCAAACGACTGGTTGCCTACAGCAGCATCAGCCATCTCGGATTTGTGCTGATGGGCATTTTTGCAATGTCTGATCTGGCGCTCCAAGGCGCGGTAATGCAACTCATTGCATACGGAGTCAGCTCATCGGCTCTGTTCATGCTGGCCGGTATTGTTGAGGAGCGGCTTCATACGCGGGATATGCGTCACATGGGAGGGCTGTGGGCGTCGGCGCCCCGTCTATCGTCCATCGGGCTCTTTTTTGCCATTGCCTCCCTCGGCCTTCCGGGGCTGGCCAATTTCATCGGGGAATTTATGGTCCTTCTAGGGTCGTTCGAGAGATACCCGCTGTGGACAGCATTGGCGTCCACAGGCATGGTGACCGGAGCGATCTATTCGCTGGCCCTCATCCGGCGAATATTTCATGGGCCTCTCCGAATCGATCGGCAGTTCCCAGATGTCTCAGGCGGTCCTTTTGCCGTACTGATTGTCATGATGGTCATTCTGATCTGGCTGGGCTGGTATCCCTCGGTCATATTTTCGGCGACCGAATCGAGCGTGCAGTTTCTTCATCACTTCGAAACGTCTGCACCCGACGCGGCTTCGATGCGGTCGATCATCGATCTTTCGCCTTTGCTGCAGCCTCCTTCTCCACCTCTTTTTGATGCGAGCGCACGATGACGGTCTCAGACCTGTTCGCACTCTCCCCTATCCTCGCCCTTGGCGCTCTTTGCATCATCACCATGCTGGGAATCGCCATACACAGACGCCACGCGACCATCGCCGCGCTTGCCGCCGTCGGTACCGTGATCACCCTCGGCACACTTCCACTGGCGGCATCCGTCTCGCCTCGAACCGTGACGACGCTGCTGCGACTGGACAGCTATGCTTTGCTGTATATGGGGCTCGTGCTCACCGCGACACTCGTCATTGTTCTGCTGTCCTATCGCTATTGGATGCTGCACGTGGAAGATCACGAGGAGTGCGAGGAATTCTATCTCCTTGTGCTGGTCGCCACGTTGGGCGCCCTTGTTTTGACCGCCTCCGTACACTTCGTTTCATTTTTCCTGGGATTGGAGCTGGTCAGCGTCTCCCTATACGGTTTGATCGGCTATTTGCGGACACGTCGCGCTCCTCTTGAAGCATCGCTCAAGTATCTCTTGCTGTCATCGACGGCTTCGGCCTTCCTCCTGTTCGGCATGGCGCTGCTGTACTTTCAAACCGGCACGATGGTCTTTGCCGAACTGAGCACCGCCACAACCGGCACGAAGCCGCTTTGGCTGGGAGGCTTCATCCTCGTGATGGTCGGGATCGGTTTCAAGCTCGGACTCGTTCCGTTCCATCTCTGGATCCCGGACGTGTATCAAGGCGCGCCGGCGCCCATCACCGCCTATGTGGCCACCGTGTCGAAAGCAGCGGTCGTGGGACTTTTGCTTCGCTTTGTCACCGATCTGCGGATTCTTGAAACACCGGCTCTCGGTACCTTCTTCGCGTGCCTCGCGGTCGCGTCCATGCTCGGGGGCAACATCTTGGCGCTGCTGCAACAGAACGTCAAACGACTGCTGGCCTACTCGTCCATCGCGCATTTTGGATATCTGCTGGTGGCGCTCCTCGCGGGAGGACCGTTCGCCGCCGAAGCCGTGACATTCTACGTCATCGCCTATGTCACGATGACCTTGGGAGCCTTCGGCGTGGTGACGGCTCAATCGACGGCCCGGCGAGACGCCGACCGGTTCGAGGACTATCGCGGATTATTTTGGTCGCGACCGTGGTTGTCCGTCACATTCATGCTGTCGCTTTTGTCGCTGGCGGGCATTCCGATCACGGCCGGATTCTTCGGGAAATTTTATGCGATCGCGGCGGGGGTCCGTGCCGATTTGTGGCTGCTGGTCTTGCTTCTGATCGCCAACAGCGCCATCGGGGTTTACTACTATTTGCACTTGATCGCGACCATGTTCGACCGCTCCACCGTGGAGACGACCATGGAAGGCAGGGCCCCTTCAAAGCAACCGATTCACGGCAACTGGGCAACCGCGCTCTCATTGGGCATGATTGCATCGATGCTTCTCTGGCTGGGAGGCTATCCGGGTCCATTGATCGATCTCATACGGATCATCATCGAGGATTTGATGGGCTCGACTCTCCATGCGAGGTTCTAGGCCTCCGGGTTCGGGTGCGTGAATTTGGTTACACCGTCTCCGCACCGCGCGCAAGTGTTAGGGATTATCCGAGTACCGGCTGACGTGTGAACGCGATATCGTATGACCAGAACAAGCAATGGAAACATTGTGAACACATAGCGGAAACGCTATCACCGCATAATGTAAAAATTGCATGTTCGAAGGCTCCGTCCTTGAAAGAGGACGGAGCCCGTTTATTATAGAGGTCTGTGGTGCAACGCGACCAATCAATCTCCCCGACTTTCTCTTTCATTTGAGCCCCCCTTCCCCTCCAGCGGCGCGCCGGCATCGGGTCGATGTTTATCCCGAAATGACGATGCCGCGCACCTTGGCCTTGGCGCACAACCGACCTGTCGTTATTGTCCATCGTACAGAGAGGATCAGTGGAGAATGCGCCTGATGATCCCATTAGCAGCAACAGTCCTAGTCCCGTCTTTCTCGGTAATGCCATCAGCACGATGACCCTCGCTGAAGAGGTTGGAAACTTGCGAAGGCAGGAATATCGGAATGTCCGGTAGCTGAAGCAACGGCAATGTCGTTCTCACGCAAGAGCCGGGTATAGCCTTTGCACTTTTTAGGTGCGTGTCGCGCGATGGGCGCGCGTCACTCATTAAGGAGGTCACTATGATAAGGCTACTGTTCTTGATGGCAGGATTGCTTGGTGTGGGTGCCATGTCCGCCTATGCCGCCGCAGACGTCGAGGTGAAGACAGTGGACAAGGCTTGTTACGCCGAGATCTTCGAGGATACCGATTTTGATAAAGATGATCCGCATGTCATCATCCAAGGCCCCACTCAGATCGCAAACCTCAAGGATTATAGCGGACGAAATTGGAATAACGAGATTGAAAGCATCGTCGTCGGTCCCAACGCGGAGATCACGGCCTATCCGGATAAGGATTTCAAAGGAACCGAACTGGTATTAAAGCCGAATAGGCGTGTCAATGATCTGAGCAAATTGAACATGAGCGATGACATCGAGTCGATGAAGATCACCTGCGGTGGATGACACATCGCCGGACTGGATCGTGATCATGCAAGTCTCTCGTGATCATGTAAGTCTCTATAGACTTGATCCCCCCGGGAAGCACATGGGAAGCAGATGACATGGGATGACGGGAGGCGGGGACAACCTGTCTCCCCAAGCACCAGAGTGCGCCTTGAACAGCGTCTTGAACAGCGTTCGGAAATCGAGCGGCGGACGTCGGTAACTATTGAATGGGATTTCCGGTGAGCACTTGGTAGGCCTGCTGCACGGACTCGACGGGGCTCACGTGCATGAGAAACGGTGTTTGCCATTCCGCTTCCTCCGGATCAAGCACATCCGGCACCAGGACCCGGCGGATGTGCGCCGCGTTCGCGGCCGCAAGCTTATACGAGAGACCGCCGGTCTTGCTGATATGTCCGTCCGGCGCTATGCCGCCGGTGATGATACGATCATCCATGATTGAATCATGCTTGGCGAGAGCCGTCACGGTGAGACCCACCATCGCGGACAAACTGTCGCCGTAGATGGTGACAGGCTGGGGCACGGCTATCGTCACGGTCCAGGCGTCGGTGGAAAGACCGGCTGCGCTGGCTGCGCGGTAAATGGCTTGCTGAATCGACGTCTGAGCCATCGGCGACAGCTTGCCCGGTCCACGGAGGAACGAGACCATCAATCCCCTGTGATCCGTTCGTTCTTGAAACGTGAGCGTGAGACTGGTCACCGTTCCGATCGGTTGACCGCCGCCTGAGATCGTCACTCCCAATATCGGGATGATGCGTTCCCGTGGAGAGCCTTCCTCTCCATTCGTAGATGCGAAAGGCTCCCCGTACAATGCACAGGACAAGAACAGCGCGATGAATCCATGGCCGTACCGTGACATGACCGTGCGATGGAACATGACATTCTCAGGCTACTTTACGCTGCAACTTTTGCTTTCCTCGTACCCATGAATACCGCACCGCATCCTTGACCTTTCCCAGGCACCTTCTCCTTCATGACCAGCCCACCTGCACATATCATGTGGTCTGCAACGGATGTGCCCTTATGATCACTTGCCTAGCGACGTTATACGCCTTTGTATCGCTCCACCTTCGCGATACATGGTTCTTCACCGAGGAAACAGTGTGAGACAAACTGTCGGCGGGGGCATAAGGTGTCTACGGTCATTCTCCCGGAAGAGCCCATTTGATGCGATCGACATATCATGTAATGGCCTAGGCGAAACCGGTGAATGTGACTACCACGGGTCATACAACTGTTCGGTCCTCAACGGTGGATTCTGCATAAGCCGATAGACCCATGCACAGCACATCGATAGAAGAGATAGAACTCAGATTGGAAAACATTTTGCAGATACATAGTCGTAAGCAAACTAACAGGAACCAATAATGTGTCCTAACGATGGCCGAACGTTTACCGCTGTTCTTTTGTTCTTCGCCCTCCCTGCGTTTTTAATGATGACGTCTTCCTGTACCTTTTACAGCGTAGAGCACGCGAAAAGGAATCCATACAGCGAGTACAAACAGGTGGGCGGGGAACACGGCGTCTGTAGAGATCTAAAGGCGACGGGCTGTGAAGACATCCCCGACTCATACTCATCTTATCGATGAATCGAATTCAGTCCTAGTCGCCATGTGGTCTTGGTGAGTCGAGAAGGGTTGCGCTGTAGTATTTCATGAGGGCATGCATAATGCTTGCTCTCTTCTAGTTAGTTTGTCCATTCACTGTATTTCTGTATTGTTGTTGTCCACAAAGAGGAGGATCTACATCATGGAGCGGTCAATTGTTATGATTTCGTCTCTCGCATTTCTTACCTGGTCAGGTTGTCAAAGCACCGTTGCCCAAGCCGAACGAACCAAGACCGTCACCACTACTGTGACGGCTGCCGCCCCTCCGAACGATACAAAAACAACGGAGCGTAAGACTCAACGACAGAACTCCCCTCTTCCACCGACTGCCGCCTCAGGTGAGGTGCCATCGCGGATCCCGATCGTCGAAGAAGAGATGCAGGTCAGCACCAAGAAGGTGGAAGGCAATAGGGTCCGCATCATGATCAACCCGGTGGAAACCCCGGTGACGGAATCTGTACCGGTGAAACGAGAACAGGTCGTCGTGGAACGCATTCCCGTCCGGGAAGGCGATCAGTCGATCACGGATTACTCATTCCAGCCGAAGACATTCGAAGTGACGGCGATGACGGAAATTCCGACGGCCACCATCCAACCGGTCATGACGAATATGGTCACGGTTCGAAAGCAAGAGGTCGTCCGGAACCAGACGGTGGAAGACACGCTCAAGGGTACCAAAGCGGAAGTGACGCGTGAGCCGCAAAGCATCGCTTCTGCCGACATCACCCCGGTCGGTCGCGAGTTGAAAGGCTCATCCGCAGGGCTCTCCGCGCCGCTCATGCTGCCGTCGGCCCAGTCCGTGACGTATCCGTTCACGTTCGCGGAGGTCAAACAGCGTCTGGTCATCGACAAGCGGGAGGTCCCGTCGGAAAAAGTGCGGATCTCCATTCAACCGACCGAGCGGAATGCGCGCGAGACGGTGCAACTCCGTGATGAAGTGATCGTGATCGAACGGACGCCGCATACAGAGATGGCCGGCGGTGTGCCGAATGGAACGTTTGCTCCACAGAGCATCGAAGTAACGATGATGAAAGAAGTGCCGGTCGTGGAAAAGCGCCAAAAGGTAAAAGAGTGGTTGACCATTCGCAAGGAGGACGGGCAGGAACAACGCATGGTGGAGTCGAAGCTGAAAGAGACCAACCTCGCCCTCGTGGTTCCAGAGGAATGAGGGGGCCATATCGGAGCGGCTCCTAGAGGGCCGCTCCGATTACCGTTTCGTTTCGACACCGATCATTCGGAGGTCAGCCTCTGAACATATTGCAGTGGTTTTGAACATCGGCGGCGGCGATCTCCCGAATCATCTCCACGAGCCTACTCCCCATTGAAGCGTAAACAGCTGATCATACATCTCAAGAATCGTCCGTTATCCACCGAGGTCAAGATTGGCAACTCGCTCATGCCTATGCTTCTCTTACGGACTGTACCGCGTCGATGCCATTGTGGTGCTATGACATCTCCCAGGCCTAGCTCGGGAAAGATTCACATACAATAACGTCATGATTGATGTGCTGTGGATGATTGTCATTGATACGCCATGCGTCCTGGCGATGAGGGATAAGCTGTCTCTTCCTACTGGCTTCGTACAACGCAGCACACATGGTTGAGTTTGAACTGCTGATGGGGAAAAGGTCCGCTACAAAAGCGCCGGGAGAGAAGTGGCCATAATGGCAGGACTAAAGACGACCCACCGAGGGAATGCTTGGCCGAACGAACGTCTCAAGGAACAGACGGGGCAACCGAAAACCAACGATATGGCCGATCAGACCCCGATGCCTCCGCGGCGCACATGGATCTGGTTCTTAGCCCTCTTGGTCGTAAATTACTTTATCGTCCGGCTTTTCCTGCCCGGTCCCGAAGAACCCACCACCGTGCCCTACACGTTCTTCAAAAACCAGGTAGGGAGCGGAAACGTCGGCGCGATTTACAGCGAAGGGGAGACCATTACCGGCCGCTTCATCACCCCGGTGGCCTACCCGTCGACGGAGGACAAGGGCGCGACGCCTTCGAATCAACGACAGGCCGGGGGGAATCAAAATCGGCCGACTCCTACGACCCCCTCGGCCATGACGACACACTTTCGGACCATCCTGCCGGCCTTCGTGGACGATGGCCTCGAAGCGTTTTTGATCAAAAATAGAGTGGAGATCAGCGCGAAGCCGATCCAAGAGCAAGCCAACTCTTTCCTTACGTTGCTGTTCAGTTTTGGCCCGGCCCTTCTCTTCATTGGCTTTTATATCTGGCTCTTTCGGCGAGCGGCGCAGCAGGGCAGTGGCTTGATGAGCGGGGGGATGATGGGCATCGGAAAGAGCAAGGCCCGCCGCTATGACCAGGAAAAGGAAACCAAGGTCAGATTTGACGACGTGGCGGGCATTGACGAGGCCGAGAACGAGCTGGTCGAAATCGTGGACTTCCTCAAGGACACGGCCAAGTACACGCGGCTTGGCGGCACCGCCCCGAAAGGCGTGCTCCTCGTCGGCGCGCCCGGCACGGGGAAGACGCTGCTGGCCAAAGCGGTCGCAGGAGAGGCGGGGGTTCCGTTTTTCTCCATGAGCGCGGCGGAGTTCGTCGAAATGATCGTCGGCGTGGGGGCGGCCCGGGTACGGGACCTCTTCAAGGAGGCGCGCGAACATGCGCCGGCGATTATTTTTATCGACGAGCTCGATGCCATTGGCCGGGCCCGTGGGCACATGGCGATCGGCGGCTCGAGTGAGCAAGAGCAGACGCTGAATCAAATTCTCACTGAAATGGACGGCTTCTCGAGCCGCGAAGGCATCATCGTCTTGGCCGCGACGAATCAGCCGGACGTGCTGGACAAAGCGCTGTTACGTCCCGGCCGCTTCGACCGCCGGATCGTGGTCAATCTGCCGGATAAGGCGGGACGTGAGGCCATTCTCAAAGTCCACACCAGGAATGTGCCGCTCGCCGATGACGCGATCCTCGGCGACCTCGCGGCCGCGACACCAGGCTTTTCAGGAGCCGACATCAGGAACCTCGTCAACGAGGCGGCGCTGCTGGCTGCACGGCGCGGACAACAAGAGGTCCGTCACAAAGACTTTCTCGATGCGCTTGAGAAAATCGTGCTCGGCCCCGAGCGGCCTATTCTCCTGAGCCAAGCCGACCGCAAGCGAATCGCCTTTCACGAAGGAGGCCACGCCATCCTGGGCCTGGTCGTGCCCGGCGCTGATCCGGTGAACCGAGTCTCCATCGTTCCTCGGGGTCAAGCCCTCGGCGTGACCTATCAGCGACCCGAGAGCGACCGTTACAACTATCCCGAACCCTATCTTCGCGCCAGGATCATCGGCATGCTGGGCGGGCGAGCGGCCGAGGAAATTGTCTACGGAACCAAAACGACAGGAGCCGAGAACGACATCGAGCAAGCGACCGACTTGGCGCGTCGGATGGTCACGCGATGGGGCATGAGTGACCGACTCGGTCTGGTGCAGCTGGCGCCCAAAGACAACCCTTATTTAAATGGGTCACCTGGATACATGGGAGCGAAACCATTCAGCGAGGAGACCGCCAAAGCGATCGATGGCGAAGTGCTGAAGATCCTTCATGAGAGCCATGAGCAGGCCAAGGAACTGCTCACGGCGCATCGGAAACAGCTTGATGCGCTGGCCGACGCCTTACTGGCTCGTGAGACGCTCAATGAGGTGGAGATCCTCGAAGTGACCGGACTCCCGCCCGCTCGCCCATTGGACAGCGGAATATTGGCCGCGTCTGCTTCACTTGCAGCAAGTACAGAGGCAGTTCGAGCTTTTCCGTCTTCTTCGTCACACTCAAACGACTAGCGGGACCAGCGTCCAGGCGGTTTCTCACGGTCAGGCTGTCGGTATCTTGACCCTCTGTCATCATCCACCCACCCACCATCGCTGGATGGTTCTTCGATAGCGGCCTAAATTGGAACGCGAAACTAGAAATTCATCAAGCGGCTTGTCGATCATCCGTCGTTTCGCCGGCACCCTGCTGTCGCTCGGTGGCCGCATGTTCGATCTCCGCGTTGATTTCACCGCCGACGAGAAGGACCATCCCGCTCCAATAAAGCCACAGCATCAGGACGACCACTCCGGCGATGGAGCCATATACCTTGTTGTAGTCGCCGAAATTATCGACGTACAATTTGAAACCGAGCGACACGACCAGCCACATAAACACGGCAAATGCCGAACCCGGAGAGACCCATCTCCAGTCTTGATCGATGTCGGGACAGAAGTAGTACAGCACGCCGACCACGAACAACATGAGCAGGACCACGACCGGCCACTGCAGCACGTTCCAGGCGAATACAAACAGCGGGCCCAATCCCACAAAGTCGGCGATCCATGTCCCGATGCCGGGCCCGTACAGAACGAGCGTCAACGAAAGCATGACGAACCCGGCCAAGGCCAGCGTCAACGCGATTGAAATGAGCCGGACTTTCCAGAACGGCCGCGAATCTTCCTTCACGTCGTACACGACGTTCAACGCCTCCATGATGGCGACGACGCCGCTGGAGGACCACCAGAGGGTGGCCAACACGCCGAACGAGAGGATGTTCGTTCCGGCGCCCTGAGCCACCTGGGTCAGGAAGCGTTCCACCATGGACAGGGCATCTTCCGGAAGGACATTCTTCGCATACCCCATGAGCTGAGGCATGAACTCCCCGACGGAAAAGAACCCCATCAAGGCGGTGAGAAAGATCAGCGCGGGAAACAACGCCAAGAGGATGTAGTAAGACAGCTGCGCGGCCCGGCCAAGCAGTTCGTCCTTTTGAATCTGGTGCCATAATCGCCGGATCAGCTCCTTAAAGGGCAAGTCGCCCAACTTCCAGGGATTGTACGCCGGCGACGGGCTCGTGAGCGATGATTCCGCGGATGTCCGACTCATGTGTTGCCTGCAAAACCGGGAAGAATGGCATTGAAGAATGCATTTTGAACGAGCGTGGCGATGATCTGCCAGGTGCTGACTTCCGGATTGTCGAGCGCGCCGGACATATCGGCTTTGGTGGCGACCTCGTCACGCGGCTGATTCTCCAATAACGACATCACTCCTCCGACGACGGCCTTGTAGATCTGGCGGGACAACGCCTTGTCTTGGTCTTTATCGGGATCGTAGACGTCGACATCTCGGAACAACGGCTTGACGTACCCGTCAATACGGTTGTTGTGAACCGTGAGTTCGCTGAACAACGCAAACTTTCCATGATGCGTGTCGACATTGCCGTACGCACGCAGAACCTCGTTGAGTGCCGTCACATCCGTC
Proteins encoded in this region:
- a CDS encoding NADH-quinone oxidoreductase subunit L translates to MLSLLWLIPALPLAGYLSLLAFGSRLSRRGIAWLGTGSVGASALITGLVAFEFIPQLSNRPSYRQVSWSWMDTSGMAVEVAWYLDALALLMLLVVTGVGFLIHLYSTSYMSGDEGYRRFFAYMNLFVSAMVTLVLADNLLLLYVGWEGVGLCSYLLIGFWYRDPENGAAAQKAFIVTRVGDTALAIGLFIIFSYVGTLSMQEASIRAAGMWPVGSQLATTVAALLLIGALGKSAQIPLHVWLPDAMAGPTPVSALIHAATMVTAGVYLIARLHGLFTLAPAVQFAVAVIGVLTLLLAAVNALMQRDIKRVLAYSTISQIGYMFLALGVGAWPAALFHFLTHACFKALLFLAAGSVILSLHHEQDMFRMGGLRRSLPLTFWTFLIGAAALSGVPLIASGFYSKDWILWSAWSSPLSNRWLWIGGVVGAMLTGLYTFRMVFLVFFGEQRTKPGPERGPAVSIPLVLLALLAVTVGFLELPRTLGDLRLFSHYLTHALPTVSSGPGMDIAEEAREQVMVGFMSLLGIGLAFMTFFPKSTMPSWMASPAWRDDVAARWRDSWGFDHLYDRLLVRPWLSLTSTPRDVIDLLYEKFVDALGWTHGQSVRTQTGRIRWYAATMAAGALILLGLFIGL
- a CDS encoding NADH dehydrogenase; amino-acid sequence: MLLWLLILIPLLAAPFAWWAARSSPLLARWIAIGAFAIDGIVSSTVWIRHRDPSTSDPGQWILDSHTPWIPQWGIDLHLGLDGLSFVLILLTTVLGVVAVVSSWTEIQERQGFFYFNLLLVLSGVIGVFLALDLFLFFLFWEVMLLPMYLIIAVWGHENRRYASFKFFLFTQAGSLVLLVAIATLALLHQDATGVPSFDYHDLLVLPITPSTAWWLMLAFFVGFAVKLPIVPIHTWLPDAHTEAPTGGSVILAGLLLKTGAYGLLRFTIPLFPDAAHAFAPIAMALGAVGILYGALLAFAQTDYKRLVAYSSISHLGFALIGIFAMTSLALQGAVMQLVAHGVSSAALFMLAGALQERLHTRDMRRMGGLWGSVPRLASIALFFAIASLGLPGLGNFVGEFLVLFGSFGPHPLLTALAATGMVTAAVYSLALIQRTFHGPLRVDRDLQDLSGAPFAVLVSMMALLVWLGLYPMPLFSATKSTLQSFHYLEPTAPNAASSRSKTCLTSEMFQPIPHFSHVSAP